From one Lolium rigidum isolate FL_2022 chromosome 4, APGP_CSIRO_Lrig_0.1, whole genome shotgun sequence genomic stretch:
- the LOC124706248 gene encoding uncharacterized protein LOC124706248 — protein sequence MLGEEGKAADKLAREAVGREIQQKKEELYDVIAKAEKSFSTCNFQNMRLLQHLSVQVNPRPWDSEWRQLRFSRRVNAVMEIAGFIALGGLAGYGSMQYSKCREARKKLWVAMMVEEQEA from the exons ATGCTCGGCGAGGAAGGGAAAGCCGCCGACAAG CTTGCTCGGGAGGCGGTTGGGCGCGAGATACAGCAGAAGAAAGAGGAGCTCTATGACGTGATCGCCAAGGCGGAGAAGAGCTTCTCGACCTGTAACTTCCAAAACATGCGTCTCCTCCAGCATCTCTCCGTGCAAGTCAATCCACGGCCATGGGATTCCGAGTG GCGCCAGCTTCGGTTTTCGAGGAGGGTGAACGCCGTTATGGAGATTGCGGGATTCATCGCGTTGGGTGGCCTGGCTGGGTATGGGTCGATGCAGTACAGCAAGTGTCGTGAAGCGAGGAAGAAGCTTTGGGTGGCCATGATGGTGGAAGAGCAGGAAGCATGA
- the LOC124648082 gene encoding vacuolar-processing enzyme beta-isozyme 1-like produces MRYDNYHHQADVCHAYQILKKGGLKEENIVVFMYDDIANNHENPRRGVIINHPKGKDVYAGVPKDYTGDQVTSNNFFAVLMGNKTGVTGGSRKVINSKPNDHIFIYYADHGGAGSLGMPNNPFLYAGGFIQVLRENHASKSYSKMIIYVEACESGSMFEGIMPQDLNIYVTTAANAVKSSWGTYCPGMNPPPPHECKAHYTLSMLAGDLVLCRARARA; encoded by the exons ATGCGTTACGACAACTACCATCACCAG GCCGATGTGTGCCACGCCTACCAGATTCTGAAGAAGGGAGGGCTGAAGGAGGAGAACATCGTGGTGTTTATGTACGACGACATCGCCAATAACCATGAGAACCCAAGACGTGGAGTCATCATCAACCATCCTAAAGGCAAAGATGTTTACGCGGGTGTTCCCAAG GACTACACTGGTGACCAGGTCACTAGTAACAATTTCTTCGCGGTCCTCATGGGCAACAAAACCGGGGTTACTGGAGGAAGTAGGAAAGTGATAAACAGCAAACCGAATGATCACATCTTCATCTATTACGCGGATCATGGGGGGGCTGGTTCTCTTG GTATGCCCAACAATCCATTCCTTTATGCTGGCGGCTTCATTCAGGTGTTACGAGAAAATCATGCTTCCAAGAGCTATTCAAAAATG ATAATATATGTTGAAGCGTGTGAAAGCGGCAGTATGTTTGAGGGTATAATGCCTCAAGATCTCAATATTTATGTTACAACAGCAGCAAACGCAGTCAAAAGTAGCTGGGGAACATACTGCCCTGGAATGAATCCACCACCTCCTCACgaatgcaaagctc ACTACACGCTGTCCATGCTGGCTGGAGACCTCGTCTTGTGccgtgcgcgcgcgcgcgcgtga
- the LOC124649182 gene encoding uncharacterized protein LOC124649182, which yields MSALLRQGARRIGAAVLQRTQAAITSPAVAEERRRLVPRRMYSTEKLQQSHEGITHEIQQRKDELFDLIAQGQKSARTRTWHNAWLLQYLSEEVTPRPSDSYLEGVQKKRRFYSRIRNAGLLTLILAANDYRIVHSEDKKVDLVTMMKEEHGASEVENRISPDGDGEVIWKDEETMTEDKIRDANLLTS from the exons ATGTCGGCGCTTCTTCGTCAGGGGGCGAGGAGGATCGGTGCCGCCGTGCTCCAGCGAACCCAGGCGGCGATCACATCACCGGCGGTtgcggaggagcgacgccggctcGTGCCAAGGCGCATGTACAGCACCGAGAAG CTCCAGCAATCTCATGAAGGGATCACACACGAGATCCAGCAGAGGAAAGATGAGCTATTTGATTTGATTGCTCAGGGGCAGAAGAGTGCTAGGACTAGAACCTGGCACAACGCTTGGCTACTCCAGTATCTTTCTGAAGAAGTCACCCCAAGACCGTCTGACTCCTACTT GGAGGGTGTGCAGAAAAAAAGAAGGTTTTACAGTAGGATCAGGAATGCAGGCCTCTTAACATTAATCCTTGCGGCCAATGATTATCGCATTGTTCATTCTGAAGATAAGAAAGTAGATCTGGTTACGATGATGAAGGAGGAGCATGGAGCAAGCGAAGTGGAGAACAGGATCTCCCCTGATGGGGATGGAGAAGTAATCTGGAAGGATGAAGAAACGATGACTGAAGACAAGATCCGGGATGCCAACTTGTTAACTTCTTAA